The Chitinophaga sp. H8 genome contains a region encoding:
- the ribH gene encoding 6,7-dimethyl-8-ribityllumazine synthase, whose product MSEHNNSLLNDAGILNMEDASVVMVYTEWNDTVINELVAGCSRSLEQYKVTKVNKVQVPGAFELPFACKQYWEQTQGTGLQPGAIIAFGCVIRGETPHFDYVCKAVTEGILQLNLQLPVPVIFGILTVDNMAQATDRLGGAHGHKGEEAAITALKMIALQRKLGKTNF is encoded by the coding sequence ATGTCTGAACATAATAATAGTTTATTGAACGACGCTGGCATTCTCAATATGGAGGATGCCAGTGTTGTTATGGTATATACTGAATGGAATGATACTGTGATTAATGAGTTGGTAGCCGGGTGCAGCAGATCATTGGAACAATATAAGGTGACTAAGGTGAACAAGGTACAGGTACCAGGCGCTTTTGAACTCCCTTTTGCCTGCAAGCAATACTGGGAGCAAACACAAGGTACCGGCTTACAACCTGGTGCTATTATTGCCTTCGGATGTGTGATCCGCGGTGAAACCCCACATTTTGACTATGTATGTAAAGCGGTTACCGAAGGTATCTTACAGTTAAATCTGCAATTGCCCGTCCCCGTTATTTTTGGCATACTTACTGTTGATAATATGGCGCAGGCTACCGATCGCCTTGGCGGTGCACATGGACATAAAGGAGAGGAAGCGGCCATCACTGCATTGAAGATGATCGCCCTGCAACGGAAATTGGGCAAAACGAATTTTTAA
- a CDS encoding phosphatase PAP2 family protein encodes MRIIHVFLICGICSSTLTVSGQTDTTTLPKDSTLPVMDQAGRPAILPSPADSSTPQEHIVTAADTVIRYRINGRYLGSMWQDLKYTVARPAHWQQKQWIQFGTVTTVTGLLMVGDYEIKQFFNHNHASVLSQVSRRVEPFGNAYSPYLIAGLYVTSLITKNRELEHASLMTAKSLVITTLLYSITKSTIRRERPSYTDHPFNIDPPFSNDKKHTSFPSGHTLTVTTVATAISELYGKRYPWVPWVAYGIAGLTGISRLYDTRHWSSDVWVGASLGFFVTKSVFRHHREQEQKLKKMQLVKY; translated from the coding sequence TTGAGGATCATTCATGTGTTTTTAATTTGCGGGATCTGTAGCAGTACACTAACGGTTTCAGGACAAACAGACACCACCACTTTACCCAAAGACAGCACCCTGCCTGTAATGGACCAGGCTGGTCGGCCGGCAATACTTCCTTCTCCGGCAGACAGCAGTACACCGCAGGAACATATTGTTACTGCTGCTGATACGGTAATACGGTACCGTATCAACGGCAGGTACCTGGGCAGTATGTGGCAGGACCTCAAATATACCGTAGCCCGCCCCGCCCACTGGCAACAAAAACAATGGATACAATTTGGTACCGTTACCACTGTAACCGGATTGCTGATGGTGGGAGATTATGAAATCAAACAGTTCTTCAATCATAATCATGCTTCGGTACTTAGCCAGGTGTCGCGCAGAGTAGAACCATTTGGCAACGCCTACTCCCCTTATCTTATAGCAGGATTGTATGTTACCTCCCTCATCACCAAAAACCGGGAGCTGGAACATGCCTCCCTGATGACGGCCAAATCACTGGTGATTACGACCCTGTTGTACAGTATTACCAAATCAACTATCCGGCGGGAACGCCCGTCGTATACAGATCATCCCTTTAATATAGATCCTCCTTTCAGCAACGATAAAAAACACACCTCCTTTCCGTCCGGGCATACCCTGACTGTTACCACGGTGGCTACTGCTATCTCGGAACTATATGGCAAAAGATATCCCTGGGTGCCCTGGGTTGCATATGGTATTGCCGGATTAACGGGTATTTCCAGGTTGTATGACACCCGTCACTGGAGCAGTGATGTATGGGTGGGGGCTTCTCTCGGTTTTTTTGTCACCAAATCAGTATTCAGACATCACCGGGAACAGGAACAAAAGCTAAAAAAAATGCAGCTGGTAAAATATTAG
- a CDS encoding VOC family protein: MTVAQRLSFLTIGVTDLQLVKQFYIDHFGWTPLKFDSDGVVFFKLNGFILSLFPLDELAKDAGIPNDAGNPGFKGMSLAYNLDSEKAVDDLVASLRAKGVRIVKAPEKVFWGGYSAYIADVENNLWEIAYNPFMEMDEQGNVIKM, from the coding sequence ATGACCGTAGCACAAAGACTCTCTTTTCTGACCATTGGGGTAACCGACCTCCAACTCGTAAAACAATTTTATATTGACCATTTTGGCTGGACGCCATTAAAATTCGATAGTGATGGCGTAGTATTCTTTAAGCTGAATGGTTTCATCCTCAGCCTTTTTCCTTTGGATGAACTGGCCAAAGATGCAGGCATCCCTAATGATGCGGGTAATCCTGGTTTTAAAGGTATGTCACTGGCTTATAACCTTGATTCAGAGAAAGCCGTGGATGACCTGGTAGCCAGCTTGCGGGCAAAAGGTGTACGGATTGTAAAAGCACCGGAGAAAGTATTCTGGGGAGGCTACAGCGCCTATATTGCAGATGTGGAAAATAACCTCTGGGAAATTGCTTATAATCCCTTCATGGAAATGGATGAACAGGGAAATGTTATAAAGATGTAA
- a CDS encoding DUF721 domain-containing protein, which translates to MPHGITNIGDALKEFMNKSRFKPRLMEVRIQENWEKLMGKTIARYTQSLQLIEGKLIVTTTVAPLKQELTYSKDKIIKLVNEMLGERIVKDVMIK; encoded by the coding sequence ATGCCTCATGGAATTACAAATATCGGAGATGCGCTAAAGGAGTTTATGAACAAGAGCCGGTTTAAGCCCCGGTTGATGGAGGTGCGTATCCAGGAAAACTGGGAAAAACTGATGGGAAAAACCATTGCCAGATATACCCAAAGTTTGCAGCTGATAGAAGGGAAGCTGATTGTTACTACCACGGTAGCGCCTTTAAAGCAGGAACTGACCTATTCCAAAGATAAAATTATCAAGCTGGTAAATGAGATGTTAGGGGAGCGCATTGTAAAAGATGTGATGATCAAATAA
- the gyrA gene encoding DNA gyrase subunit A, which yields MTEHTENPQEGRIVQINIEEQMKTAYIDYSMSVIVGRALPDVRDGLKPVHRRVLFGMSELGNNSNKPYKKSARIVGDVMGKYHPHGDSSIYNTIVRMAQPWSMRYMLVDGQGNFGSVDGDMPAAMRYTEIRLQKIAEAMLEDIDKETVDFTLNFDDTLEEPTVLPTRIPNLLINGASGIAVGMATNIMPHNLTEVIDGAIAYVDNRDITVEELIKHVKAPDFPTGGVIYGFDGVKKGFETGSGRVVVRGKITSETTKAGKEKLVIYELPYQINKAILHQKIAQLVNDKIIEGISDVRDESDRDGMRLVIDLKREAIANVIINQLFKYSELQTSYGINNVALVKGRPRVLNLKEMLAEFIEFRHEVVVRRTRYDLRKAEEKAHILEGYLIALDHLDQVIALIRASKTPDEAKEGLMTQFNLTEIQSKAILELRLQRLTGMERDKIKEEYNEIMKLIAYLRNVLSDEGLRFQIIKEELEDVKKKFGDERKTEIQYLASEMRIEDIIAEEDVVITISHLGYIKRTSAYDYRQQKRGGRGAIGGRTREEDYIEHLFVASTHHTMLFFTEQGRCYWLKVYEIPEGEKQGKGRAIQNLITLPSDDKIRAIIDIKDLGDKDFINNHYIVLCTKNGTIKKTLLEEFSRPRQNGVNAITINEGDQLLEAKLTNGNSEIMMAIKSGRAIRFPENTVRDTGRGAIGVRGIEVDNDKDEVVGMICVNKEDEARTIMVVSEKGFGKRTNIEEYRITNRGGKGVKTINITEKTGNLIAILDVTDKDDLMITCKSGITIRMAIDSIREAGRATQGVRLIRLDDSDEIAAVARLDEQEEETVTGEEGEAGSIDGIVAAAESDENNIAPDSEEDNDTATPDAEQE from the coding sequence ATGACAGAGCATACGGAAAATCCACAGGAAGGTAGAATTGTTCAGATAAACATTGAGGAACAAATGAAAACGGCCTACATAGATTATTCTATGTCAGTGATTGTAGGTCGTGCCTTACCCGATGTGCGGGATGGTTTAAAGCCTGTTCACCGCCGTGTTTTATTCGGCATGAGTGAATTAGGGAATAACAGTAACAAGCCTTACAAGAAATCTGCCCGTATCGTGGGTGATGTAATGGGTAAGTATCACCCGCATGGTGACTCTTCCATCTACAACACCATTGTACGTATGGCGCAGCCCTGGAGTATGCGCTACATGCTGGTAGACGGGCAGGGTAACTTCGGATCTGTGGATGGCGATATGCCGGCAGCGATGCGTTATACGGAAATCAGGTTACAGAAAATAGCCGAGGCTATGCTGGAAGATATCGACAAGGAAACAGTAGACTTCACACTGAACTTTGATGATACCCTTGAAGAGCCTACTGTATTGCCTACCCGTATCCCCAACCTCCTGATAAATGGTGCTTCCGGTATCGCGGTTGGGATGGCTACCAATATTATGCCGCATAACCTTACCGAAGTAATTGATGGTGCGATTGCATATGTAGACAACAGGGATATTACAGTAGAAGAACTGATCAAGCACGTAAAAGCACCGGATTTCCCTACAGGAGGTGTTATCTATGGTTTTGACGGTGTGAAAAAAGGTTTTGAAACCGGTAGCGGCAGGGTAGTGGTACGTGGTAAAATTACCTCCGAAACCACCAAGGCTGGTAAAGAAAAGCTGGTGATCTACGAATTACCTTACCAGATCAATAAAGCTATTCTCCACCAGAAAATAGCGCAACTGGTAAATGATAAGATCATTGAAGGTATTTCCGACGTAAGAGATGAAAGTGACCGGGATGGTATGCGCCTGGTAATAGACCTGAAAAGGGAAGCTATTGCCAATGTGATCATCAACCAGTTGTTTAAATATTCAGAACTACAAACCTCTTATGGTATCAACAACGTAGCCCTTGTAAAAGGTCGTCCACGTGTATTGAACCTGAAAGAGATGCTGGCCGAATTTATTGAGTTCCGCCATGAGGTAGTGGTAAGAAGAACCCGCTACGATTTGCGCAAAGCTGAAGAAAAGGCCCATATCCTGGAAGGATACCTGATTGCCCTGGATCACCTGGACCAGGTAATTGCGCTGATCCGCGCTTCCAAAACACCGGATGAAGCAAAAGAAGGGTTGATGACCCAGTTCAACCTGACGGAGATCCAGTCCAAAGCCATCCTTGAATTGCGTTTACAACGTTTAACAGGTATGGAGCGTGACAAGATCAAGGAAGAATATAATGAGATCATGAAGCTGATCGCTTACCTGAGAAATGTGCTGAGTGATGAAGGATTACGGTTCCAGATCATCAAGGAAGAGCTGGAAGATGTAAAGAAAAAATTTGGCGACGAGCGTAAAACAGAAATTCAATACCTGGCCAGTGAGATGCGTATTGAAGATATCATTGCGGAGGAAGATGTGGTGATCACCATTTCTCACCTGGGCTATATCAAACGTACTTCTGCTTATGATTACCGTCAGCAGAAACGTGGTGGCCGTGGAGCTATTGGTGGCAGAACCAGGGAGGAGGATTACATTGAACACCTGTTTGTAGCATCTACCCACCATACCATGCTGTTCTTTACTGAACAGGGCCGTTGCTACTGGCTGAAGGTATACGAAATACCGGAAGGAGAAAAACAAGGAAAGGGAAGGGCTATTCAAAACCTGATTACCCTGCCAAGTGATGATAAGATCCGCGCAATTATAGATATCAAAGATCTGGGAGATAAAGACTTTATCAATAACCACTACATCGTATTATGTACTAAAAACGGTACCATCAAGAAAACCTTGCTGGAAGAGTTTTCCCGTCCGCGCCAGAATGGTGTGAACGCTATTACCATCAATGAAGGCGACCAGTTGCTGGAAGCTAAACTGACAAATGGTAACAGCGAGATCATGATGGCTATCAAGAGCGGCCGTGCGATCCGTTTCCCTGAAAATACCGTGCGGGATACCGGTCGCGGTGCTATTGGTGTAAGAGGAATTGAAGTGGATAATGATAAAGATGAGGTAGTTGGTATGATTTGTGTGAATAAGGAAGATGAAGCCAGAACCATCATGGTGGTTTCTGAAAAGGGCTTTGGTAAACGCACAAACATTGAAGAATACCGTATTACCAACCGTGGAGGAAAAGGGGTTAAAACCATTAACATTACGGAAAAAACAGGTAACCTGATTGCTATCCTGGATGTAACAGACAAAGATGATCTGATGATCACCTGTAAGTCTGGTATCACGATCAGGATGGCTATCGATAGTATCCGCGAAGCGGGAAGAGCGACCCAGGGGGTACGTTTGATCCGCCTGGACGACAGCGATGAAATTGCAGCGGTGGCCCGTCTGGATGAACAGGAAGAAGAAACTGTGACTGGTGAAGAAGGAGAAGCAGGCAGCATCGACGGTATTGTTGCAGCTGCAGAAAGTGATGAAAACAACATTGCTCCTGACAGTGAAGAAGACAACGATACGGCAACACCTGACGCGGAGCAGGAATAG
- a CDS encoding tetratricopeptide repeat protein, translated as MAETTHKATTPESKQEFALEDTMHVAEAFYRKNQNNIFIALIAIIVVAGGIFGYKHFVKEPNENKAQEMIFHAQNYFAIDSFKLALNGDGNNYGFAQVIDKYGSTKAGNLAKYSAGVCYVKLGQFDKAIEVLKSFKADDLIVQAMAFGLIGDAAMESGKTEEGIEFYKKAGHYNDNEFTAPVYLFRAGMALEKAGKTQEAITIYKEIKEKFPQTNEGRDMDKYLARLGDVKN; from the coding sequence ATGGCAGAAACTACACACAAAGCCACTACCCCTGAATCTAAACAGGAATTTGCCCTAGAGGATACTATGCATGTTGCAGAAGCCTTTTATCGGAAAAACCAAAACAATATCTTCATTGCGTTAATCGCTATTATCGTTGTTGCAGGTGGTATTTTCGGATACAAACACTTTGTAAAAGAACCTAACGAAAACAAAGCGCAGGAAATGATTTTCCATGCACAGAACTACTTTGCTATTGATTCCTTTAAACTGGCATTAAACGGCGATGGTAACAACTATGGTTTTGCGCAGGTAATTGATAAATACGGTAGTACTAAAGCTGGTAACCTGGCTAAATACAGTGCAGGTGTTTGTTATGTAAAGCTCGGCCAGTTTGATAAAGCTATTGAAGTACTGAAGTCATTTAAAGCAGACGACCTGATCGTTCAGGCGATGGCTTTTGGCCTGATAGGGGATGCTGCTATGGAATCCGGTAAAACTGAAGAAGGTATCGAATTCTACAAAAAAGCTGGCCACTATAACGATAATGAATTCACTGCTCCTGTTTACCTGTTCCGTGCTGGTATGGCATTGGAAAAAGCTGGCAAAACTCAGGAAGCCATCACTATCTACAAAGAAATCAAAGAGAAATTTCCACAAACAAATGAAGGCCGTGATATGGATAAATACCTGGCCCGTTTGGGAGATGTAAAGAACTAA
- a CDS encoding SIR2 family NAD-dependent protein deacylase, with the protein MKPRLVVLTGAGISAESGLRTFRDTDGLWEGYDIYEVASPIGWNKNPALVLDFYNMRRRDVRTALPNAAHKGLARLEEKYEVCIITQNIDDLHERGGSSNVLHLHGEIFKMRSERDPRFTYPVEGDIQLGDTASDGGQLRPHIVWFGEEVPMIPRAASEMARADIFVLVGTSLNVYPAAGLIDYLKEGVPKYIIDKKIPPVNHHSQLHLIEQPATTGVAALLELLNV; encoded by the coding sequence ATGAAACCCAGATTAGTAGTACTTACGGGCGCTGGAATCAGTGCAGAAAGCGGACTCCGGACCTTTCGGGATACCGATGGATTATGGGAAGGATATGATATTTATGAGGTAGCTTCTCCCATCGGCTGGAATAAGAATCCGGCGCTGGTGCTGGATTTTTATAATATGCGGCGCAGGGATGTGCGTACAGCCCTGCCTAATGCAGCGCATAAAGGCCTGGCCAGGCTGGAAGAAAAATATGAGGTATGTATTATTACCCAGAATATTGATGACCTGCATGAGCGGGGTGGCTCATCAAATGTGCTGCATTTACATGGAGAAATTTTCAAGATGCGTAGTGAGCGGGATCCACGTTTCACTTATCCGGTAGAAGGTGATATCCAATTGGGCGACACAGCCAGCGATGGAGGACAGTTGCGTCCGCATATTGTCTGGTTTGGAGAAGAGGTGCCGATGATACCACGGGCAGCATCAGAAATGGCCAGGGCAGATATCTTTGTGCTGGTAGGCACTTCCCTCAACGTGTATCCGGCAGCGGGCCTGATAGATTATTTGAAGGAGGGAGTCCCCAAGTATATCATTGATAAAAAAATCCCTCCGGTAAACCATCATAGTCAGCTGCACCTGATAGAGCAGCCTGCTACAACAGGGGTAGCGGCATTGCTGGAATTATTGAATGTATGA
- a CDS encoding (Fe-S)-binding protein: protein MNVQLFIPCFVDQLFPETAFNMVKVLEKLGCNVQYNTDQTCCGQPAFNAGYQDECRAVATKFVKDFRTYDYIVAPSGSCTGFVRNYYSELFDNSAVHNDVKLLKKNLYEFTEFLTEVLHVTDIGATLNGVGTYHDACGALRECKIKEGPRKLLAGVKGLELREMNDCEVCCGFGGTFAVKFEPISIGMGEQKVVNAVESGADFLISTDLSCLMHLDGYIRKHGNNIRIMHIADVLASGW from the coding sequence ATGAACGTACAGCTTTTTATACCATGTTTCGTAGACCAGCTTTTTCCGGAAACTGCTTTCAATATGGTGAAGGTATTGGAAAAGCTGGGTTGTAATGTGCAATATAATACGGACCAGACTTGTTGCGGACAACCGGCATTCAATGCGGGTTATCAGGATGAGTGCCGTGCTGTAGCCACCAAATTTGTAAAGGACTTTCGCACCTACGACTATATTGTTGCACCCAGTGGTTCCTGTACAGGATTTGTTCGCAATTATTATTCAGAATTGTTTGATAATTCTGCTGTACATAATGACGTAAAGCTGCTAAAAAAGAACCTGTACGAGTTTACAGAGTTTTTAACAGAGGTGTTGCATGTAACTGATATTGGCGCTACCCTGAATGGTGTGGGTACTTACCATGATGCATGTGGTGCATTGCGGGAGTGCAAGATCAAGGAAGGTCCCCGTAAGTTACTGGCAGGTGTAAAAGGATTAGAGCTTCGCGAAATGAATGACTGTGAGGTATGCTGTGGTTTTGGGGGGACCTTTGCGGTGAAGTTTGAGCCTATTTCAATCGGGATGGGCGAACAAAAAGTGGTAAACGCTGTAGAAAGCGGTGCAGACTTCCTCATCTCTACTGATCTTTCCTGTCTGATGCATCTTGATGGCTATATTCGCAAGCACGGTAATAACATCAGGATCATGCACATCGCGGATGTACTGGCGAGTGGCTGGTAA
- a CDS encoding saccharopine dehydrogenase C-terminal domain-containing protein → MRNILLFGAGKSSTCLIDYLLANAPRQKWHVTVVDHDLMLIKSKTGKSYYATPTAIDIKDQAARQQLIQDTDLVISLLPPALHIIVAKDCLQFRKNMLTASYIDPEIRKLQKDIQKAGLLFMYEMGLDPGIDHMSAMKLIHSIEKKGGQIFSFKSYCGGLISPSSNDNPWQYKISWNARNIVLAGQSGAVYREKGKVKELTHEQLFDQSKTIQVPSLGKLAYYPNRDSLTYMEAYKLENIATFMRATLRYPDFCEGWHTLIKLGLTNDTQPVATDNLTYFKWASQQLNVDKQLSNDDNMAQQLGVSSKSKIIRQLKFLGLLNGDMINMGEQTNAAVLQRIMENKLKMEPADKDMIVMMHEIEFERRNMATRMHSYMIVQGEDNLRTAMAKTVGLPLGIMAKLMLQDKVSLTGLHIPVMPEIYNPILKELEEHEIRFEESFE, encoded by the coding sequence ATGAGAAATATTCTGTTGTTTGGCGCTGGCAAATCGTCAACATGCCTGATAGATTACTTACTGGCTAATGCTCCAAGGCAAAAGTGGCATGTTACCGTGGTGGATCATGACTTAATGCTCATTAAATCAAAGACTGGCAAATCTTACTATGCTACGCCCACAGCAATCGATATTAAGGACCAGGCGGCCCGGCAGCAACTGATTCAGGATACTGACCTTGTTATTTCATTACTTCCTCCTGCTCTCCACATCATCGTGGCCAAAGACTGTTTGCAGTTTCGTAAAAATATGCTTACCGCTTCCTATATAGATCCGGAAATACGTAAGCTCCAGAAAGATATTCAGAAAGCCGGCTTATTATTTATGTATGAAATGGGCCTCGACCCCGGTATAGATCATATGTCTGCCATGAAGCTCATTCACTCTATTGAAAAGAAAGGCGGGCAGATATTTTCCTTTAAATCTTACTGTGGCGGACTGATATCTCCCTCCAGCAACGATAATCCCTGGCAATACAAGATCTCCTGGAATGCGAGAAACATTGTACTGGCCGGACAGTCGGGCGCTGTTTACCGTGAAAAAGGCAAAGTGAAGGAATTAACGCATGAACAACTGTTTGACCAGTCAAAAACCATACAGGTACCCAGTCTGGGTAAGCTGGCCTACTATCCCAACCGGGATTCCCTGACTTATATGGAGGCTTATAAACTGGAGAATATCGCCACCTTCATGCGGGCTACCCTCCGGTATCCCGACTTTTGCGAAGGCTGGCATACCCTGATCAAACTAGGTCTTACAAACGATACTCAACCTGTTGCTACGGATAATCTGACCTATTTTAAATGGGCATCCCAACAGCTGAACGTAGACAAGCAGCTCAGTAACGATGATAATATGGCACAACAGCTGGGGGTAAGCAGTAAATCAAAGATCATCCGCCAGTTGAAGTTCCTGGGACTTCTGAACGGAGATATGATCAATATGGGAGAACAAACCAATGCGGCCGTCCTCCAACGTATCATGGAAAACAAGCTGAAAATGGAACCGGCAGATAAAGATATGATCGTGATGATGCATGAAATTGAGTTTGAACGCCGTAACATGGCTACCCGGATGCACAGCTATATGATTGTTCAGGGTGAAGACAATCTTCGTACTGCCATGGCAAAAACAGTGGGCCTGCCACTGGGCATTATGGCCAAACTGATGCTGCAGGATAAAGTGTCACTCACCGGGTTGCATATTCCGGTAATGCCGGAAATATATAACCCCATATTAAAAGAATTGGAAGAACACGAGATCCGCTTTGAGGAAAGTTTTGAATAA
- a CDS encoding EVE domain-containing protein, translating to MNYWLVKSEPFKYSWEKFVEDGQTFWDGVRNYQARNNLKGMKKGDEVLFYHSNEGLAVVGLAKVVKESYQDPTTPDPNWVVVELKPVKPFKKPVTLAQMKVEKRLENLSLIRQGRLSVCAVTPEEFDVIMEMGGMKKKS from the coding sequence ATGAACTATTGGCTTGTAAAATCAGAACCTTTTAAATATTCGTGGGAGAAGTTTGTAGAAGACGGACAAACCTTCTGGGATGGTGTACGCAATTATCAGGCAAGGAACAACCTGAAAGGCATGAAGAAAGGGGATGAAGTGCTGTTTTACCATAGCAATGAAGGATTAGCTGTAGTGGGTTTGGCTAAAGTAGTGAAGGAGTCTTACCAGGACCCTACCACGCCGGATCCGAATTGGGTAGTTGTGGAACTGAAGCCGGTGAAGCCTTTCAAAAAGCCGGTTACCCTGGCGCAGATGAAAGTGGAGAAAAGACTGGAGAACCTGTCGCTGATACGTCAGGGGCGCTTGTCTGTGTGTGCCGTTACCCCGGAAGAGTTTGACGTGATTATGGAAATGGGGGGTATGAAGAAAAAAAGCTAA
- the pdhA gene encoding pyruvate dehydrogenase (acetyl-transferring) E1 component subunit alpha has product MKTKFTKETYLYWYELMLLLRRFEEKTGQLYGMQKIRGFCHLYIGQEAIAAGAMTATKPEDKFITAYRDHALAIAKGITPNACMAELYGKATGCSKGKGGSMHFFSLEHNFFGGHGIVGAQIGTGAGLAFAEQYKGTDNVALCFFGDGAARQGMLHETFNMAMLWKLPVIFICENNMYAMGTSVERTSNVLDIYKLADAYEMPADSIDGMSCEAVHDGVERAVKRAREGGGPTLLEIKTYRYRGHSMSDPAKYRTKDEVEEYKEKDPISIVLDKIQKNKWATEAEIEAINNKVKDQVEECVKFAEESPWPSDDELLKDVYTQEDYPFIVD; this is encoded by the coding sequence GTGAAGACGAAATTCACCAAAGAGACGTATCTGTACTGGTATGAATTGATGCTTTTGCTGCGCCGCTTTGAGGAAAAGACGGGCCAGTTGTATGGGATGCAGAAGATTCGTGGCTTTTGCCACCTGTACATCGGACAGGAAGCAATAGCAGCTGGTGCAATGACGGCAACCAAACCGGAAGATAAATTCATAACAGCTTACAGGGATCACGCATTGGCAATAGCAAAAGGTATTACACCTAATGCTTGTATGGCGGAGTTGTATGGTAAAGCTACCGGTTGTTCTAAAGGAAAGGGAGGCAGTATGCACTTTTTCTCATTGGAACATAACTTCTTTGGCGGTCATGGTATCGTAGGTGCCCAGATTGGTACTGGTGCAGGCCTGGCTTTTGCTGAGCAATATAAAGGAACAGACAACGTAGCCCTGTGCTTCTTTGGTGATGGTGCTGCCCGTCAGGGTATGCTGCATGAAACCTTTAACATGGCCATGCTGTGGAAACTGCCCGTGATCTTTATTTGCGAAAATAACATGTACGCGATGGGTACTTCAGTAGAACGTACTTCTAACGTATTGGATATTTATAAATTGGCAGATGCCTACGAAATGCCAGCCGATTCTATCGATGGCATGAGCTGCGAAGCAGTACATGATGGTGTGGAAAGAGCCGTAAAACGCGCCCGTGAAGGTGGCGGACCTACCTTGCTCGAAATTAAAACATACCGCTACCGTGGTCACTCTATGAGCGATCCGGCTAAGTATCGTACCAAAGATGAAGTAGAAGAATACAAGGAAAAGGACCCGATCAGCATTGTGCTGGACAAAATCCAGAAGAACAAATGGGCTACCGAAGCTGAAATTGAAGCGATTAATAATAAGGTGAAAGATCAGGTAGAAGAATGCGTTAAATTCGCAGAAGAATCTCCATGGCCTTCTGATGATGAGCTGCTGAAAGATGTGTACACGCAGGAAGACTACCCTTTCATTGTAGACTAA